In Maridesulfovibrio sp., a single genomic region encodes these proteins:
- a CDS encoding response regulator, with amino-acid sequence MSDRKLMLVDDEEGLRRFLGLTLMDFGYTVKTAENGEAALKLLKTFQPDIILTDIKMPRMDGIDLLKAVKSDYPHVEVIMLTGHGDMDLAIESLKFEAADFITKPVNDEVLEISLERVMEKIQLKQQVREYTENLERLVEEKTRRIVELERQNAACQVVEGLSEALSNAADEIETGSSLFNELPCLVSIHNRYLEIVATNKLLKERLGDVVGKNSFDIYSDRNSPGNACPVQLTFQTGKGQRSKETFITENGEEIPVTVYTAPIPNKNGEIELVLDISVDMTELQRLRDELLETQYKFQRLFDEAPCYISVQNRDYTISEVNRRFKEDFGEPLGLACHSAYKHREAPCEECPVQRTFKDGESHQMETVVSTGSGERKNMLVWSAPLRNAYGEITQVMEMSTDITEIRRLQDHLTSLGFMLGSMSHGVKGMLTALDGGMYRLESGLRKNDTQRVEEASKALKNIVGRIKKMVLDILYYAKSREIEVEEIPAAQFLSDTAALVNAKAAAAGIEYTVSVPDNLGTIMIDSSSMSAALVNFLENAVDACDIPIPGKQYSISMSAVEVAGNIEITIRDNGSGMDRETRDKIFTLFFSSKGKRGTGIGLFISNQTIEQHGGKIRVESEPGEGTSFVITLPRRTGTAKPIVEQGCTAN; translated from the coding sequence ATGAGTGACAGGAAATTGATGCTGGTTGACGATGAGGAAGGACTCAGGCGATTCCTCGGACTGACGCTTATGGATTTCGGCTACACTGTCAAAACCGCCGAGAACGGAGAAGCGGCCCTCAAACTGCTTAAAACCTTCCAGCCCGACATAATCCTCACCGACATCAAAATGCCGCGCATGGACGGCATCGACCTGCTCAAGGCTGTTAAATCAGACTACCCGCATGTGGAAGTGATCATGCTCACCGGGCACGGTGACATGGACCTTGCCATTGAATCCCTGAAATTCGAAGCAGCCGATTTCATAACCAAACCGGTCAACGATGAAGTTCTCGAAATTTCCCTTGAGCGGGTAATGGAAAAGATCCAGCTCAAACAGCAGGTGCGCGAATACACCGAAAATCTGGAACGGCTGGTGGAAGAAAAGACCAGACGCATAGTAGAGCTGGAACGCCAGAACGCAGCCTGTCAGGTTGTTGAAGGGTTGAGTGAAGCCCTTTCCAACGCAGCCGATGAAATAGAAACCGGAAGCAGCCTGTTCAACGAACTGCCCTGTCTTGTCTCGATCCACAACCGCTACCTTGAGATCGTCGCCACCAACAAACTGCTCAAGGAACGCCTCGGCGACGTTGTCGGCAAAAACAGTTTCGATATATACTCCGACCGCAATTCCCCCGGAAACGCCTGCCCCGTACAGCTCACCTTTCAGACCGGCAAGGGGCAGCGCAGCAAGGAAACCTTCATTACGGAAAACGGTGAGGAAATACCGGTCACGGTCTACACGGCTCCCATTCCGAACAAGAACGGCGAAATAGAACTGGTTCTCGATATCTCCGTGGACATGACCGAACTGCAAAGGCTGCGCGATGAACTCCTTGAAACACAATACAAATTTCAACGCCTTTTCGATGAAGCCCCCTGCTACATTTCGGTCCAGAACAGAGATTATACCATTTCCGAAGTGAACCGCCGCTTCAAGGAAGATTTCGGCGAACCTCTGGGCCTTGCCTGCCACAGCGCCTACAAACACCGCGAGGCTCCATGCGAAGAATGCCCGGTGCAGCGCACTTTCAAGGACGGCGAATCGCACCAGATGGAAACCGTGGTCAGCACCGGCAGCGGAGAACGCAAAAACATGCTGGTCTGGTCCGCGCCTTTGCGAAATGCCTACGGCGAAATTACGCAGGTAATGGAAATGTCGACTGATATCACCGAAATACGCCGACTTCAGGACCACCTGACCTCGCTTGGTTTCATGCTCGGTTCCATGTCGCACGGGGTCAAAGGCATGCTCACCGCACTGGACGGAGGTATGTACCGCCTGGAATCAGGGCTGCGCAAAAACGATACGCAACGGGTGGAAGAAGCCTCCAAAGCACTCAAGAACATTGTGGGCAGGATCAAAAAGATGGTCCTCGACATACTCTATTACGCTAAATCACGTGAGATTGAGGTCGAGGAAATACCGGCGGCGCAATTTCTCTCCGACACGGCCGCTCTTGTCAACGCCAAGGCTGCTGCCGCCGGAATAGAATACACTGTTTCCGTCCCGGACAATCTGGGCACAATCATGATCGACAGCAGCTCCATGTCCGCGGCACTCGTAAATTTTCTGGAAAATGCCGTGGATGCCTGCGATATCCCGATTCCGGGTAAACAATATTCTATCAGTATGTCGGCAGTAGAAGTTGCAGGGAACATTGAAATAACTATAAGAGACAACGGTTCGGGCATGGACCGGGAAACCAGAGACAAAATCTTTACCCTGTTCTTTTCGTCAAAGGGGAAAAGGGGGACCGGCATAGGTCTTTTCATCTCCAACCAGACCATTGAGCAGCACGGCGGAAAAATTCGGGTTGAATCGGAACCGGGCGAGGGTACATCATTCGTCATCACCCTGCCCAGAAGAACTGGAACCGCAAAACCGATTGTAGAGCAGGGCTGTACTGCAAATTAA
- the divK gene encoding DVU0259 family response regulator domain-containing protein, with amino-acid sequence MPKKIMVVDDDPYIVDYLVSVFEDHGYLTCRASDGVSAFDVAMAEKPDLITLDLEMPHEWGPRFYRRLTLEDEFSNIPVIVISGLPGIHMAIKRAVATIKKPFDPTEVIEIVRKALGETDD; translated from the coding sequence ATGCCAAAAAAAATAATGGTTGTGGATGACGATCCGTACATCGTTGATTACCTCGTAAGTGTGTTTGAGGACCACGGTTACCTGACATGCCGTGCGTCCGACGGGGTCTCGGCCTTCGATGTGGCCATGGCGGAAAAACCGGACCTGATAACCCTTGACCTGGAAATGCCTCATGAGTGGGGCCCCAGATTTTACCGCCGACTGACTCTTGAAGATGAATTTTCGAATATTCCGGTTATCGTTATCAGCGGACTGCCGGGTATTCACATGGCGATCAAGAGGGCTGTGGCAACAATCAAAAAGCCTTTTGATCCCACGGAAGTAATCGAAATTGTGCGAAAGGCCCTGGGCGAGACCGACGACTGA
- the divK gene encoding DVU0259 family response regulator domain-containing protein has protein sequence MSKKIMIVDDDQDIRSYLGELFADNGYETVMAEDGAVAVEIAEKETPDLITLDLEMPGEWGPRFYRKLTQNDDLKRIPVIVISGLNANKYAIPKAIATLTKPFDAEELIRIVKETIG, from the coding sequence ATGTCCAAGAAGATTATGATTGTAGACGACGATCAGGATATCCGTTCCTACCTCGGCGAACTGTTTGCCGACAACGGATACGAAACCGTCATGGCTGAAGACGGAGCGGTTGCAGTGGAGATCGCAGAAAAGGAAACCCCCGATCTCATCACACTCGACCTTGAAATGCCCGGTGAATGGGGACCGCGCTTTTATCGCAAACTGACCCAGAACGATGATCTGAAAAGAATACCGGTCATTGTGATCAGCGGACTCAATGCCAACAAGTATGCAATTCCAAAGGCAATAGCCACCCTTACCAAGCCCTTCGATGCCGAAGAGCTGATAAGGATAGTCAAGGAAACCATAGGCTAA